A section of the Pseudanabaena mucicola str. Chao 1806 genome encodes:
- the bioU gene encoding (S)-8-amino-7-oxononanoate synthase BioU has protein sequence MALKVGILGFGGLGQAAAKLLSAKQEMQLVVAADKEGFAYAPKGLDANQLISTYQNKGSLGYLESSGILTQHSIAEAIATAKDVDGYFLALPNLPNTFMASVAKQFIASGWKGVLVDAIKRTSAVEQMIALAPELEAAGITYMSGCGATPGLLTAAATIAAQSFAEVHKVEITFGVGIANWNAYRATIREDIAHMSGYTVDIAQAMSEAEVEALLEKTNGLISLENMEHADDIMLERVGICDRDRVTVGGVVDTRNPKKPLSTNMKLTGRTFEGKISTHTFILGDETSMAANVCGPAFGYLKAGKKFHQHGIYGLMTAAEVMPAFVR, from the coding sequence ATGGCATTAAAAGTTGGAATTTTAGGATTTGGTGGATTAGGACAAGCGGCGGCGAAATTGCTTAGTGCTAAGCAAGAAATGCAGCTAGTAGTTGCGGCGGACAAAGAAGGCTTTGCCTATGCCCCAAAGGGGCTAGATGCTAACCAATTGATCTCCACCTATCAAAACAAAGGCTCCCTTGGCTACCTCGAATCATCAGGTATTCTTACTCAACACAGCATTGCTGAGGCGATCGCTACCGCCAAAGATGTCGATGGTTATTTCCTCGCCCTGCCGAACCTGCCTAATACTTTCATGGCAAGCGTGGCAAAGCAATTCATCGCTTCAGGTTGGAAGGGTGTGCTTGTCGATGCGATCAAACGCACTAGTGCCGTTGAGCAAATGATTGCCCTCGCCCCCGAACTAGAAGCCGCAGGCATCACCTATATGTCTGGTTGTGGCGCAACTCCTGGATTATTGACTGCGGCAGCGACGATCGCTGCTCAGAGCTTTGCCGAAGTCCACAAGGTTGAGATTACCTTCGGGGTTGGTATTGCTAACTGGAACGCATATCGTGCTACCATTCGCGAAGATATCGCCCATATGTCGGGTTACACTGTCGATATTGCCCAAGCCATGAGTGAAGCTGAAGTAGAGGCTCTGCTCGAAAAGACCAATGGCTTAATCTCGCTGGAAAACATGGAACATGCCGATGACATTATGCTTGAGCGTGTCGGTATTTGTGATCGCGATCGTGTTACCGTCGGTGGCGTAGTCGATACCCGTAATCCTAAGAAACCCCTCAGCACGAATATGAAGCTGACAGGGCGCACCTTTGAGGGCAAAATCTCTACCCATACTTTCATTCTTGGTGATGAAACCAGTATGGCAGCAAATGTATGTGGTCCTGCTTTTGGCTATCTCAAAGCTGGTAAAAAATTCCATCAGCACGGTATCTATGGATTGATGACTGCGGCTGAAGTCATGCCTGCATTTGTTCGTTAA